ATGTTTCTtaccaaaattaaataaaatgttttacagctGATACATTAACAGCGTCACTGGCACGCACAAATACAGTTCGTAGTTGTGAAAAGTAGACCGAATAATGCCTTTATAAAGATTTGATGTTTAGAATTATTGAAATGACGAAAATATACTCTTGCCTTTTATTGTCAAGGAGTTAGCTTCTTTTCAAGTTGAAGTAGatagaaaaccttttttttttcaataagaagACAGAGTATAAACAACATTAGAATATTGTTATTCTGAAGAGCATTTTAGCAGTATTGTCTCTGGAAATGTACACAGCCTGACAAAACCTTGCCGTGGTCAAATTGTATGTGATTTGCCAGATAAATTAAAAATTCAGGATTTTCGCTGCATCTAAGAAAATTATGCCGAATATACAGGTCCGTCTCAAAATTAACTACAAGTAGTTAGTGATTTGTCTTATAATTTTTCGCATACCCATATGTCAGCTAAATAAGATTACGCtgaaaaacatatattatttttgcaaaagaaacaCAATTTTGCTTGAGCGATTGTATTTGATGAGTTAAAGTGATACTAGAAACCCATTTAAAAATGGTCAATATTTAACAGCATTTACTGATCCTCAATTCTagcaaaacgaaaacaaaaaaaatcgttGAACGACAGAAAGCATAATATAACTCATTTTACTTGCGGTTGATCCAGTCCCGATATAAACCAAGTGCATTCATTAATGGATAACATCATACTTAGCAGGTAAAACTGTAAAACTAACttttatctttttgaaaaataCTCTGTGTTTTCCATCAATTCAAACACTgatcagaaatttaaatttaccAAATGAACAGGAAACCAGGTTTGGGAATGCTTGAAAAAATcgaattcttttaattttttgacgcattttatgtattcatttttttaatcaaacataATATTTATGCCGACAATTGGATTTAAACTATCTCGGTGTTTATTTggtgtgaaatatttttctttactgtTTACTATATATAGATTTTCGCAACATATATTGGTGTTATACATGGTGGCGTCGAAAACGTTACATGAATAATTTCTTATGAAAGGCAACCTTGTACAAATACACgaacacaaaatttcattttagcAAAATATCTCTGACATGGTGTTGTTAACGGCCATTCAGCCTATTTTGTAATATAACGTTGTTAGTGGATGAATTTTGCAATATCCCATTTCTTTCAAAACTGCTATAAattctaaatattcagttattatattAAAGAACAACTTCAAAAACTTTACAACTTTATATCAATACACGTTTTataattcaacattttatgtCAGATCACTGACAATGTCCAAAAATGCCATGTGATGTACAATTGAGTGAAGGAGAACACGGGCATATCTCATGAGTATTTGTATGAGTATTTGTATGCACGTGAGAAGGGTAGCAAAATTCTCCTTGTTGCCTGTACGGTTTACATGCAATCTGGTAGGCTGGTTTTGGCCCGGTGTATTCTGGAATGTATGCAAGACCCTGAAATATAAGGAAATTATGCATTTAGTGAATTGCTGTCATTGCATtattctttatcattattattctaAACTTGCCGCGAAAAATATGGCCACCTGTGATcccattttgttatatttgtaatCAAATATTCATCAGTTCTTATATGCGTGCTAACGTCAATGTTAATTTAAGTCATAGTCAAGGTCAATGACTCAACATCATTTCAACATTCAATAGTATCGATTTTGACTATGTTCGTTTCAAAATTTCTTCTTGTGCTATTCATCTTATCTAAGCAATGTAACATATAATTAATTTGCCAGAAACGGCATTAGTTTCACAAAATTACACGAGATGTTTTACCTCTTTCACACAACATTTTCCGCTGGGACATGTACTGTCATCTCCAGGGGTACACTTGTCAACAATCCGGACCAACTGGCCATCTATGGTCTCCACATTTCCGCAAACGGCATGCTTGATGAATAAACAAACCAACTATTACCGTCTACTAAATAAGCAACGATAGAacagataaatattttgttataataataaaataatataagaatagtCGGTTGAATGCCGAAAAGGAATAAACAAAGCAATGAAGTAAGTCcctttttctttacattttaaaaattttatcctTAAGAAATATCTGCTAAAATGTGTTTTAAAGGCATAGGAATAAGAGAAAGAGTCACATTATGACTTCAAAGTATATAGGACAATTTGCAGCACAATATATCTTATAAGGACAAATTGTAATATGATTACACTCTGGTAAAAATTTGTTAATCGAAATAACCCGTTATATGCCTATTATATTGTTAAATCAAGTAAATCATCAGGTCTGATGAGATGATGAAAATTAACACGCTGACTTTTAAACAAATTCTTGGATCCTAGCCCCCATTTAACCAAACAGTCAAATGGTTGACCCCAAAGCATGAACCATATTGTGTTAAGTGTTTTGTTAATGATTAAAGTTTACCATATAACCTAAATGCGCATGAGACtacatttatatcaataaaaGATTTTCTATAAAATGTAACTTCATGTTTAGCTAATGAGATACCATCTACTGATACATTTGAATTAAGTGTTTCTCTCTTGATTTAGTGTACtatcataatgttttttttttctttcatgtgGCGTGCAGTTGATATTGTATAATAAAACTAATTGCTTTCcacaataaacaaatgttttgttttttctccTCCAATGTTAACTATTCCCGTAGCTCATTCCGAGAAATATCACTCTTGTATCTTTCCATTTACTTTATGCGCCGGAAATTCCCATAATGATGTTTACTGGAACGTCATGATATTATGACGTACTTTTGAATGGCCAAGAAGTCTAGAGTGTAACTTAAAAATGCACCTAGAGATAAACCCACAAATTAACTGCACAGGTATTTACTTTGACGCATTGAATTTTGCGATAACAATCTTGGCCGCATTACAATTGTTTAGTTCAGATAAAGACTTGTTATCAAAATGCAGATGTTTGTTAAATACCGGATGAATCCCTGACATATTGTAAGGAAAGAGGAATTATACGTTTTTAGAACCATTTAGCATTCTGTTATGTATCAGCGGCCAGTTAACACTATCGATGATTTTGTAGCAATATTGCTCTTTCCTCCGCACCAAACTACTAGCAACTTCTTCATAGAATCGAGCGTGGATGACTTACACAAAGCTCTATTACAGATTTGGTCATACAGCATTATGGTTAGTAACAGTAAAACTCACGTTGTTACTGATGGGTGGATTAACATATGATAAATCCATCAGGCTAAGCAAGTATAAACAAGTTCTAATAATATCACCCATGTATCTTGAGTTTCAGAGATAAAGTGGACTAGACTTAAATCACACATGAATTAAATCCTATTTCCTCCTCCATATAACTAACCTTGAGCATTTTTTCAACTAGGCTGCTAACATTAATCATTAATAAAATCAACCGAATGATTCATAGATCCTTGAAAGTTTACTCGAAACTAATCTAATTGTTAACTTTAATTGTTAAGTGGTCATTgtcaaatcacaaaaaaaaaaattgcaatttcTGATGAAACTTTGGCCATTTTAGCCACTTCTAAAGGGACTATCTAAATATGAGGTAACGTGTTGACCCATCATTCCTACCAGAAAAACAACAATTCTTAACATTATTTTCTTTCAGGTCGTGTTAGACTtaataactttacacaatttCAATAATCTAATTACAACTCTTTTACTGTGAAATTTCCGGCTTGGATTATCGTAACTACTTATGCTACTTACTTAACTCTTACATCAGCATTGTAGAATTTCAAATTGAAAGTGGTGTTCTTGTTTCTAAGTCCACACAGCATTAGATTAATGTGTTtctgggggagggggggggggcaatttAACTCTGCAAATTTGGATACCACGTGCGAATTAACTCATTTCCCACATGCAACAGTAATCTTCTAAAATCATGCGTGTGTGGAACATTAGTACTGAGAATATTGCGAGTTGTAACAACGCACGAAATTATCTATATGACAAGATAAACTACTAAGgagatatttgaaaataaaagcgTATAATCGGAAATGTCGACAAACAAAATGTACAATGTTCACAGTTTATTGGTACTATAGTTCATTCTGTaactacgaaagaccggtggagacttcatgatttcacgatttccacttcataatttcactatttcacgatttcaacatcacgatttcatgatttctcgatttcatgatttcttgatattACTTTACGATTTTACGATTTCATGATTTTATCGATTTTACGTACTttttctcgatttcacgatttatCGACTTCTAGATTTTACTTCACGATTTCATTATTTCTCGATTTTACGGTTTCTCGAATACAtgatttctcgatttcacgatttctcgattttaAATTCACGACTTCGGGATTTCtcaatttcatgatttcacgatttatCGATTtgttgatttcacgatttcagtTTAGCTCTATATTTGTGACGTCACAAATGCGCGGTAAAAATGTGATGAGAATACCTGATTGAACAATGAAGCAGAGGATAATGATTGTAAgaactttcaagatttttttttataaaaaaataatagtcTTATCCACAAAACGGAGTTCTATGTATTTATTATAGGCATATAGGCTCGTATGAAGCACTTTCGGACAGGAGTGGCACTTTCAGATTAGGATGCACAACATGCTCAAATGACCGGAATTTTCAGTCAACAGTAAATTTACAACATTGTTCTAAAGGTTTGGAAATTATTGAGCGGCACTGCACCTCCCTTCCCGTGCGCCTTCCCCCGCCAAAGTTTCTACAAGCCTATATTATGCACACCTATTTTGTTAAGGCTCCGTTTTGGCTCTTGTAACTGTATTTGTATTAGATATAACGTTGTTTAAAGAAGAGCAACAGGCCGTCTCTGTTCTATGTGCACTACAGTGTGATTGATCATGTAATGAAGCAGTATGTATGGTCTGGACCGGCGATATGGCTCTCTTTGTAAATTAGCTTTATTTCAGTCCAAGGCGGTAGCAATACCTCTACCTCTCTAATATGAAATAtatgacttgacttgacttgtatcatgaaaatgtaaaatcgtgaaatcgtcaaataaaatcgtgaaatcatgaaatcgagaaatcgtgaaatctaatcgtgaaatcgagaaataGTGAAGTCGTTAAGTTAAAATCGTGAAAACTTGAAATAGTGAAT
The sequence above is a segment of the Mercenaria mercenaria strain notata chromosome 3, MADL_Memer_1, whole genome shotgun sequence genome. Coding sequences within it:
- the LOC123524273 gene encoding uncharacterized protein LOC123524273; this translates as MTGLNIFIGVLVLLVSGTTFDKHAVCGNVETIDGQLVRIVDKCTPGDDSTCPSGKCCVKEGLAYIPEYTGPKPAYQIACKPYRQQGEFCYPSHVHTNTHTNTHEICPCSPSLNCTSHGIFGHCQ